In the Anguilla anguilla isolate fAngAng1 chromosome 7, fAngAng1.pri, whole genome shotgun sequence genome, one interval contains:
- the LOC118232225 gene encoding uncharacterized protein LOC118232225 gives MKIVFQAGTEPVQLNGSPCTCSAGKVLCNHLVAMLFQSAHYSMMQMKAVPPTMACTSTLQTWHRPRTQGICTEPIQNLVVKKPEPSARSVCKSTLYQAYTGSVPGPSVLSLGERLKSLRPQPLISLVLHGLSELSLVDSRFGPVLQGSPLSYQCPPVVATSHVKHPDAPAFPKHPVDGAKFSTAIHFVPNCHQFFHLESLTVTQEIAAMIEEGTQEQSECPLWKEMRQPRVTASRFYEVFHERGGVYWSGTGSANT, from the exons ATGAAG ATTGTTTTCCAAGCTGGCACAGAGCCTGTTCAGTTGAATGGATCACCATGCACCTGTTCAGCAGGCAAAGTGCTATGCAACCATCTCGTGGCCATGCTGTTTCAGAGTGCCCATTACAGCATGATGCAGATGAAGGCGGTACCACCAACTATGGCTTGCACAAGCACTCTGCAAACATGGCATCGGCCACGGACACAG GGGATCTGTACAGAGCCTATTCAGAACTTGGTGGTTAAGAAACCAGAGCCATCTGCCAGAAGCGTATGTAAATCAACGCTCTATCAAGCATACACAG GATCCGTCCCTGGCCCATCAGTCTTGTCCCTTGGGGAAAGACTAAAAAGCCTCAGACCCCAACCGCTAATATCCTTGGTGCTGCATGGCTTGTCTGAGCTTTCACTGGTTGACTCTAGGTTTGGACCTGTGCTGCAAGGTTCACCACTGTCATATCAGTGTCCTCCTGTTGTGGCCACTAGTCATGTCAAACACCCAGATGCCCCAGCATTCCCCAAACACCCAGTAGATGGTGCCAAATTTTCCACTGCCATACACTTTGTCCCAAATTGCCACCAGTTCTTCCATTTAGAGAGCTTAACTGTCACACAGGAGATTGCAGCTATGATAGAGGAGGGCACACAAGAGCAGTCCGAGTGTCCATTATGGAAAGAAATGCGCCAGCCCAGAGTAACAGCCAGTAGGTTCTATGAGGTTTTCCATGAGCGTGGGGGAGTCTACTGGTCAGGTACTGGCAGTGCGAATACTTAA